The Syngnathus scovelli strain Florida chromosome 19, RoL_Ssco_1.2, whole genome shotgun sequence region aacagaaaataaactacgaaAGCActaaacaaactacggaaaacagaaaataaactacgggtaacaaaacaaactacgggaggcacaaaacaaactacggaaaacaggaaaacaaactacggaaaacagaaaataaactacgggtaacaaaacaaactacgggaggcacaaaacaaactacggaaaacagaaaataaactacagggagacaaaacaaactacggaaaacagaaaataaactacgggtaacaaaacaaactacgggatgcacaaaacaaactacggaaagctCAAAACAAAcagactagctctaaccctagctctagcactagctctaaccctagctctagcactagctctaaccctagctctaaccctaaccctagctctaacgctaaccctagctctaaacctaaccctagctctaaccctagctctagctctaaccctaaccctagctctaaacctaaccctagctctaaccctagctctagctctaaccctaaccctagctctaacgctaaccctagctctaaccctaaccctagctctaaccctaaccctaactctaactctaaccctaactctaaccctaaccctaactctaactctaaccctaactctaaccctaactctaaccctaaccctaactctaactctaaccctaaccctaactctaactctaaccctaactctaaccctaactctaaccctaaccctaaccctaaccctaaccctaactctaactctaactctaaccctaaccctaactctaaccctaaccctagctctagctctaaccctagctctagctctaaccctaaccctaaccctagctctaaccctagccctaaccctaaccctaactctaaccctaactctaaccctaaccctaactctaactctaaccctaactctaactctaactctaaccctaactctaaccctaaccctaaccctaactctaaccctaactctaactctaaccctaactctaaccctaaccctaaccctaactctaaccctaaccctaactctaactctaaccctaactctaaccctaacactaactctaaccctaactctaacactaactctaaccctaaccctaaccctaactctaactctaaccctaactctaaccctaaccctaactctaaccctaactctaaccctaaccctaactctaaccctaaccctaactctaaccctaaccctaaccctaactctaaccctaaccctaactctaactctaaccctaactctaaccctaactctaaccctaaccctaaccctaactctaaccctaaccctaaccctaactctaactctaaccctaactctaactctaaccctaactctaactctaactctaaccctaaccctaactctaaccctaaccctaaccctaactctaaccctaactctaaccctagctctaaccctaaccctaaccctaaccctaaccctaaccctagctctaaccctaaccctaactctaactctaactctaaccctaactctaaccctaaccctagctctaaccctaaccctacctctagctctaaccctagctctagctctagctctaaccctaaccctaaccctagccctagctctaaccctaaccctcgctctaaccctaaccctaactctaaccctaaccctaaccctagctctagctctaaccctagctctaaccctaaccctagctctaaccctaaccctaaccctagctctagctctaaccctaaccctagctctagctctaaccctaaccctaacgctaactctaactaactctaactctaaccctaaccctaaccctaaccctaactcaaaccctaactctaaccctaaacctaaccctaactctaaccctaactctaaccctaaacctaaccctaaccctaaccctaaccctaactctaaccctaactctaaccctaaccctaaccctaactctaactctaactctaaccctaactctaaccctaactctaactctaaccctaactctaaccctaaccctagctctaaccctaaccctagctccaactctagctctaaccctagctctagctctaaccctaaccctaaccctaactctaaccctagttctaaccctagctctaaccctaaccctagctctagctctaaccctaaccctaaccctaaccctagctctagctctaaccctaaccctagctctaaccctaaccctagctctaaccctaaccctagctctagctctaaccctagcgctagctctaaccctaaccctagctccaactctagctccaactctagccctaaccctaaccctaaccatagctctaaccctaaccctagctctaaccctaactctagctctacccctaaccctaaccctaaccctagccctaacactagctctaaccctaaccccagcggtCTATGGTTatatgtgttgcaaattttctatgacaaaattcttaggtcccactgagattcgaacccaggttgctggggtgagagctcagcgcactaaccactacactatggaaccttcgcttacattggctggaacatgtatggttttatggatcagctcatgagccactgtggcaaattttctatgacaaaattcttaggtcccactgagacttgaacccaggttgctggggtgagagctcagcgcactaaccactacactatggaaccttcgcttacattacctggaacatgtatggttttatggatcagttcatgagccactgtggcaaattttctatgacaaaatttttaggtcaaactgagattcgaacccaggttgctggggtgagagctcagcgcactaaacactacactatggaaccttcgcttacattacctggaacatgtatggttttatggaacagctcatgagccactgtggcaaattttctatgacaaaattcttaggtcctactgagattcgaacccaggttgctggggtgagaactcagcgcactaaccactacactatggaaccttcgCTTACATTACCTGGaatatgtatggttttatggatcagctcacgagcaactgtgttgcaaattttctatgacaaaattcttacgtcccactgagattcgaacccaggttgctggggtgagagctcagcgcactaaccactacactatggaaccttcgcttacattacctggaacatgtatggttttatggatcagttcatgagccactgtggcaaattttctatgataaaacttttaggtcccactgagattcaaacccaggttgctggggtgagagctcagcgcactaaccactacactatggaaccttcgCTAACATTTCCTGGaatatgtatggttttatggaccagctcatgagccactgtggcaaattctctatgataaaacttttatgtcccactgagattcgaacctgtgttactggggtgagagctcagcgcactaaccactacactgtgGAACCCTCGCTAATATCAGCTGAaatatgtatggttttatggagcagctcacaaggtaTTAAAGTgtcgcgaacgatttggtgaacgattcttttcaacaaatcttttgagtgaagccattctaaagattcagttcacttaagaactggaatgcacatcactagtacaaaagagtgcagacgaCCATACGCTGCCAGGTCGAAACAGCCAACTGGTTGATCACATGGGCTCttgctggttcgatcccaggtgtgaaaatatacataaatgagcttttattgtgcaatacCTATTGAAATGTCCATGAGGTACACATAGGTTATgtgatctaatgtgaaattgcagtagatatattggataacaatattgagGCGTAtcgatgcatacacgttatttaaaaactactataagtgttacgcCACTATACGATAAtgcttaccagctcagtggcctaagaggagagtgtccgccctgagaatgggaggtcgggggttcaaaccccggccgggtcataccagtgaccattataacaatggtactcatttcttccctgcttggcactcagtgtaaggggttgaaatggggcccccccctgctgctcacgatcattgggatttTAACTTATAAaaccaagattacccaaagagaagcataatctccctgtTTCTGCATAACGgcacattttcttcttcgttttgttttacggcgaggtggcaccagctggtTGAAGTTATGGACTGAAAAAAGAATAAATCActtaagtgattcgttcactctcgttcactgaaaagaaattcgttcttttgaacgaatcgttcactcacgagccaacactactgtGCCAGTAAACATCACAGAAGTAGAATAAGCCGtcctaaaaaaacacacactgatCATTTCTTGCAAACCGAAACAAAAATACGCCGTTAACCCAAGGATTTTTTGGTCATAATTCAGCCAAGGGCATCGGAAGTCACGGTATGCATTGTCTATATCCTTCCGTAAGATACAAATTGCTAGGTAAAACGTTCCTCTTTGTTAGGCTACGTTAGCATTTTAGCCTTGGAGCTAAGCGACCAAAACAATTTGGCACTTAATTTTTGCTATCTTATATTTAAACCATTCTATCGTGGATCATTTTGATCGCGCTCTgaataaacacaaacatgatGATCCCGAAACCTTCGTTGATCTCTCTCAGCTTGGTGTGGTGATGGCAGCACCTTTACCACAGAAGACGAGCATGGCAGGAATGGCCacacaacagcagcaacagccACCTCACAGTGGTTCGATGGCAGCAGGTCAGCCAATGCCACCCCAGGGTGCCCTCAGAGAAATCTCGCCCGTGTTCCTCTGTCGAATCGGACAGGAAACCGTCCAGGATATCGTCACTCGTACCATGGAGATCTTCCAAATCACACGAGCCACGCAAGTAAGGAAAGCTATCAAACTCGTCCAACTCAAGGTAAACTTCATATTTGTGCCTTTTTCAGCTTCCCAATGGTGTGACTCAGAGTCAGGCAATGTACCAAGACCGCTTTGGGAAGCTCCAAGAGCACTTGAGGCAGCTCGCCCTACTCTTCCGGAAACTTCGCCTCCTGTACGAACGCTGCGTGGAGATGACAGCTGACCTGCAAGAGGGGCCTGCGGAAGTCAGAAAATATTGTCTGCCTAAAATGTTTGATAGTAGGCAGAAAGAGAGATTACATAATATTAActctacatatattttttttatattagctTGTGCCCTATGTTGGAGAAGAGCTGGTGAATGTCAGAGTGGAGACTTGTAGTCCTTCAGTCCACCAGGAGCGAAAAGAAGTCCTTGAGGTAAATGATGGAATATTTACAGTAATGTATTATAATTCCTCACATAGTACTTACTGTTTAACTTCTTGTCACCATTGGCAGAAGGTCCGTCAGAAGAATCAGGAGATGAAGGTTCTGATGGATCAGATGAGGAACTTACTGTGGGACGTCAACGCCATGTTGACCCTGAGGAAATGATCAAGCCTGACGGACTGCGCGGGAGAGAAGCGACACCACATGGACATCCACTCTTTTGAACCCTTGCAAGAATTTATGAATGCCAAACTACTAATATGCAAGGGTTCACCACATAGCTGTTTCAAAACCTCAAttataaaatattgtttttgtttggtcaCAGTTGAATAACTAACCTTCAAGGCAGCTGAATATTTTCACTGAGTAAGTTATGAACACATTTACGGCAAGAGTTTCTGCTGCCACATCAAATCACAACAGGTAGATCTTCCAAAAAGCACAATGTGGAAATAATATTGTGCTAATTCTGCTCCTTTTGAGAAGTTAGAGGTGGCCAACAAGCCCTTTGGCAGCTATGTACAGTACAACTCAGGTGTTTTGTATGTGCATGCTTATCGAGTCTTCCTCACAACGTTCTTCTGGCTTGTGAATGTAATTTTGTCATATTGTTTTTCTAATAAAAATACTTTCAAAGAAATCCTGCCATTCATTTCATGCTCAATCAGGAGCTTCAAGTCAGCATTTACAAACGGCTTTATTTCTTTGACTCAGATTGTTGGTTTTCCTTGGCAGCAACCCCTGCTCGGTAATTCCGAGACAAGAATAGCTCCAGGGAACATGGCACTGGTACCACCTTCCTAAGATGGCGCTGGCATTCCCATGCACAGCAACAACACTCGTTCCTGACATCTCCTCGACAGGAGGTCTCGTGTCTTCATGACTGGACGGATTCAAGTTCACTTTACACTCAACAGGACTTTGTATTGATCCACAATCCAGCAGGAGTCTCTCTGATTGTCCACACAGTTTATGAGTCCTGTCTCCATCCCAATTGGACATCATGGAAGAAAGGTCCATCTCCTCTATGCCCTCTCGAGGTCTTTATATTTCTTTCGGAGTACCGACACTTGATCTTTGAAAAGCACAGGGTCAAGGCGAAATTGAGAATGGACCAGAGGCATGTAGCCAAACCAGTTGGCAAAAGTGTTGACGCACTCCTGGCGCTGGTTGAAATGCTCCGGGTTGGCCCAGGGGACATTCTTTGTGGACTAgtgggcaaaaaagaaaaaaagaaaagctcacACCCTGAGTCAAATTTGACTTCACACACACTTCCTTACCTGTGGACTAGGCAACTCCTTGTATTGCTTCCTTTGAGCCACTTTGATGGGTGGGGAGTGAGTGACAGCAGAAACTAGGAAGTTCATCAAGATGTCCTCACAGTTGGAGGTATGATCCACCAGGGTTCTCAAAGACTGCGGCAGGTAGTGCGAGAACAAGTAGTGGTAGTACCTGTGCggataataatattttattataataCTCAGAAAGcctagaataaaataaaacaaaaaatgtaaaaaatataatataaaaaatataaaaaaataagtaaaataaaaaataaaactgtagaaaataaaataaaaaatataaaaaaaataaaacatactgtATTACTTTTTACCTGTGGTAGAAGGCCGCCCCGGTCAGTACTATGGAATAGTCATTGGTCCATTTGGAGGTGTAGCCCCATGCGTGCTTTAAGGGATCCCAAAAGTGACTCCGGGGAGGGTAGCCCACAATCCGATCAGGGAAGCTGCGCCACACCAGGAAGGCAAAGTTCACCTACAAGTACACGGAGGGTTACAACCCGACTTCATTCCATTTTGAGATTTACTCAAATCCTGCTCCGCACCTCACTCGTCAGCAGGACCGTATCCTCATCCAGACTCAGCACCGCGTCAGTTTCTATGGCAACATGAGGCAGGAAGCGACTGGTGGTCTGCGAGAGCGATACAGCAGTCAATCTTACAGTACCGCAGGCCACTTTTTTATTTGGCATGTACTTTGTGAGATCAGGAGAATGAGTCAGAGATGATCTTGTTACAATAAATGAGCTTTTGCCAGGGCGGCTGTACAAACAAAATGACTGACGTGAATTGTAATAAATGCCTCTTGTCAGATAAGCAGGGATATGAAGATAGATGACAGACGTCAAAATGAAAGACTGCAGAAGAAGTGGTTCGGGGCAAAGAAAAATAGAGATAACAGTCAAAGTGACTTGTCAGTCAGATTTGAGCGTAACGAAGGCGACACTGACCTTCTTCTTGCCGTCTGTCACAATGAGGGGAACTGGCATGGGAGGCCATTTGCTGCGACTGGGCGGCGCTTTTTCACTGTTCCAGAGGATGATGATCTAAGGTGGCACAAGGAGATGATTAGAACTGATCCAAATCAGCCAGTAACACACAACAGCTTACTTACTTGGGAGCAGTACTTGGATTTTGAGACCACCTGTAGCAACTTCATGATTGGCTGAGATTGGGACACCAATGGAGACACAGCGTGGATGACAGCGGTGAACTCTTGATTTGGACTGATACCTTGAACAGaacacaaatatttttatttgcacaTGTACGCAAGGAAGGCAGATTTTAAAGGCTGGTATTTACCTAAGCTCAGGTAGTAGAAAGGGAAATGTGCAAGGTGGGTGGAATATTCTGGCAGGACAAGTAGACCTCCGGGCAGAGAGTTCCACATGTATTTGTTCCTTGATATGTGAGAAAAGACACGATCCTTAATGATCTgcggaaaggggaaaaaaaaaattattgtcaATGTAGGATGAATTCTTCTTGGTGCTGATTTGATATTGTACTTCTCATTTACACCAACAGGGGGAGTCATTGAGACAACTATTGTGGTATCCCACTATGTGGCCCTGTTCTTCACTGACCTCAGGCTGACTGCACAGCTGTCTCCCATGGGGAGAGCCCCCCCACCTCACCCACACAACCCCCCCTCAGCTTGCTGTATGTATATAAGCAGCTTATCATCAACCTCCAGAACCTTTCCTTTATTATCTCAAGCATAAATCCCCAGCAGCAAACACACTCGGGCAGACAGACTTTTGCTTTTTTCAAACATGGAAGCGTTAAGGGAACATGCATTGCTCACCGTGTGGTCTTTGCAAATTTCAGAACAGAgaatatttttgtgtgttttctctgctcagacaaaaataaacaaatgtccTGTCTGGGATACTATAAAGCAAATTTAGGAGTGCCAGTGAGGCGGAATCGGACATGTTTGGACTGAGATTTGTAACGTAATGATAGTTTGTCCTGTCTGTACATTAAAGGGGTTCTTTGCGACTGCAGGCACCTCAGGTGTGTGCTTTGAAAATGTGCAGCAAgaacaaagtaaaaaaatgaaaaattgggAGGACTGATTGGAATCCAACTCTATAATCATAACAGAGTAGCGTTTGATTCAAATGGAACTCTTTCCCAGAAAGGCTTTTCTAAAAGCAGTAATCGTGGCAACGCACGGGCAGTAAACAGCGGGGAGCTTTTGTGCGCATGATTGCAAAAGAAAAGTTGTGTTTTCATAgtactgctttttgcagacattTTCATTGCAAATGAGAAGATGAGATGCATTCCTTGGCCGGATTGGATGTTAACGGAGAGGCAGACTAGTATTCACCAGTCCCGATGCTTTCATGTTTAAGCTTGGTAGAAAGTATCCACAagaagttaaaaaaagaaagcactTAGTGTCCGTGCAGCATTGGATATTTTAGCACCGCTGTGTTTTATATTTTATCCCTTGATGAAAGTGTACATgacaatatccatccatccgtccatgcatttatttttttatttaaaatatttatgtatccatcaattaatttatttaggtatctattttagttttatttatttgagtgcatatttttatattgtatttCTCATGTTCAGGAAATAATtatgaacattttattttaaaataaatagttgtgtaaataaaataaaaagtaaaatagtgctgatttcatttgtttttatctTCAGAATGAATCTAGAGTTTACCTCCAGTGTGGTGAGGACTATCTTGTCCACAGAAGAGAAGTAGGCTTCCCATAGCATCTGCGTTCTCTGTCTGAGAGCCAAAACGCGTTCGTTTCCGACAGCTCTCACTGTAGATGGCACctaaagagaaaagaaaaatcaaaaaagaaatgaaatcaTTTTAAGTGTGTCTTATAGCTTCTGCTAAAGAGTCACCATCACAACACATTCAAGTTAATGTTCAAGTTCAGATTACAAAATATGACCTCTATTTACATTtaacacttcttttttttaatgaatgctaAATGTAAATTTTTCTTGGTTCCTGCATTTGAGAGGAGGAATTTTTATAGTCGCCTTTCTTTAATCAGCCTCTTGTGCAAGAGTGTCACGCTCATTCGCTCGCCATCACTGTGTCAGCGTCAATATTGCCGCGTTACGGCACGATCCGCAATGCCACTGATGAGGTCAGGCTCGTCATGTGCTATAGTCGGAACCAAATTGAGCATGTCTCCTCTCATCAGAGCTCTTTGCTCTTGTTTGGGTTCATGTGCACGGCTCCATTTCATGTCCACAACGAGAATAATGACTCTTGTTAAGAGTGCACCGATTTTGTTCTGTTTAGGTGTGTCACAGAGAGGCAAAAGGGGGCATGCAAAgttttgttcattttatttttcacattttta contains the following coding sequences:
- the zgc:114119 gene encoding mediator of RNA polymerase II transcription subunit 30-like isoform X2, which gives rise to MAAPLPQKTSMAGMATQQQQQPPHSGSMAAGQPMPPQGALREISPVFLCRIGQETVQDIVTRTMEIFQITRATQLPNGVTQSQAMYQDRFGKLQEHLRQLALLFRKLRLLYERCVEMTADLQEGPAELVPYVGEELVNVRVETCSPSVHQERKEVLEVRQKNQEMKVLMDQMRNLLWDVNAMLTLRK
- the zgc:114119 gene encoding mediator of RNA polymerase II transcription subunit 30-like isoform X1, producing the protein MAAPLPQKTSMAGMATQQQQQPPHSGSMAAGQPMPPQGALREISPVFLCRIGQETVQDIVTRTMEIFQITRATQLPNGVTQSQAMYQDRFGKLQEHLRQLALLFRKLRLLYERCVEMTADLQEGPAELVPYVGEELVNVRVETCSPSVHQERKEVLEKVRQKNQEMKVLMDQMRNLLWDVNAMLTLRK